In a genomic window of Taeniopygia guttata chromosome 13, bTaeGut7.mat, whole genome shotgun sequence:
- the DRD1 gene encoding D(1A) dopamine receptor isoform X1, translated as MTWNETTMDGEGLLVERDSSSFRILTGCFLSLLILSTLLGNTLVCAAVIRFRHLRSKVTNFFVISLAVSDLLVAVLVMPWKAVAEIAGFWPFGSFCNIWVAFDIMCSTASILNLCVISVDRYWAISSPFRYERKMTPKAAFIMISVAWTLSVLISFIPVQLNWHKATTTSFLDFNATLEGVSTDNCDSSLNRMYAISSSLISFYIPVAIMIVTYTRIYRIAQKQIRRISALERAAVHAKNCHNPGGNRSSMDCQQPESNFKMSFKRETKVLKTLSVIMGVFVCCWLPFFVLNCMIPFCEPTQPSKGAEAFCINSTIFDVFIWFGWANSSLNPIIYAFNADFRKAFSTLLGCYRLCPMSGHAIETVSINNNGAVVFSSQHEPKGSSPKESNLVYLIPHSIICPEEEPLKKEDEEGEMSKTLEKMSPALSGILDYEADVSLEKINPITQNGQHKT; from the coding sequence ATGACTTGGAACGAGACCACTATGGACGGGGAAGGGTTGCTGGTGGAAAGGGACTCCTCTTCATTTCGGATCCTCACGGGCTGCTTCCTCTCTCTCCTGATCCTCTCCACGCTGCTGGGAAACACGCTGGTCTGCGCAGCTGTCATTCGCTTTCGCCACCTCAGGTCCAAGGTGACCAACTTCTTTGTCATCTCCTTGGCTGTGTCAGATCTCTTAGTGGCAGTTTTGGTCATGCCTTGGAAAGCTGTGGCTGAGATCGCCGGTTTCTGGCCTTTTGGTTCATTTTGCAACATCTGGGTGGCCTTTGATATTATGTGCTCAACAgcctccatcttaaacctctgTGTCATTAGTGTGGACAGATACTGGGCCATCTCCAGCCCGTTTAGGTACGAGAGGAAAATGACCCCCAAGGCAGCCTTCATCATGATCAGCGTGGCGTGGACTTTGTCCGTGTTGATCTCCTTCATCCCAGTGCAGCTGAACTGGCACAAGGCTACAACCACAAGCTTTTTGGACTTCAATGCCACCTTAGAAGGTGTAAGCACGGACAACTGTGATTCTAGCCTAAACAGGATGTATGCTATCTCCTCTTCTCTAATTAGCTTCTACATCCCCGTGGCCATCATGATAGTCACCTACACCAGGATATACCGGATTGCTCAGAAGCAAATCCGGCGCATCTCGGCTCtggagagagcagcagtgcaTGCCAAGAACTGCCACAACCCAGGTGGCAACAGGAGCAGCATGGactgccagcagccagagaGCAACTTCAAAATGTCCTTCAAGAGGGAAACAAAGGTGTTAAAGACCCTCTCGGTGATCATGGGGGTGTTTGTTTGCTGCTGGTTGCCATTTTTTGTGTTGAACTGCATGATTCCCTTCTGCGAGCCCACTCAGCCATCCAAGGGAGCAGAGGCTTTCTGCATTAATTCCACCATCTTTGATGTTTTTATATGGTTTGGATGGGCCAATTCTTCCCTCAACCCCATCATTTATGCCTTCAACGCCGATTTCCGCAAGGCTTTCTCCACCTTGCTGGGCTGCTACAGGCTCTGCCCCATGTCTGGCCATGCCATCGAGACTGTCAGCATTAACAACAACGGGGCCGTGGTTTTTTCCAGCCAACATGAGCCCAAAGGGTCCAGCCCCAAAGAGTCTAATCTGGTTTATCTGATTCCACACTCCATTATCTGCCCGGAAGAAGAACCTCTAAAAAAGGAAGACGAGGAGGGCGAAATGTCAAAGACCTTGGAGAAAATGTCCCCAGCACTGTCGGGTATCTTGGATTATGAAGCTGATGTTTCTTTGGAAAAGATCAATCCCATTACACAGAATGGGCAGCATAAAACCTGA
- the SFXN1 gene encoding sideroflexin-1, which yields MAPDIPLNINIKEPRWDQSTFVGRANHFFTVTDPRNILLSDAKLENARKIVHDYRQGIVAPGLTEDELWRAKYIYDSAFHPDTGEKMVLIGRMSAQVPMNMTIVGCMMTFYRTTPAVLFWQWVNQSFNAIVNYTNRSGDAPISVRQLGTAYVSATTGAVATALGLNSLAKRVSPLIGRFVPFAAVASANCINIPLMRQRELQYGIPVTDEDGKRLGDSAKAAQQAIAQVVISRILMASPGMAIPPFIMNTLEKKAFLKKFPWMSAPIQVGLVGMCLVFATPLCCALFPQKSSMSVSRLEPDLQARIRDSSPGLERVYFNKGL from the exons ATGGCACCAGATATCccattaaatattaatatcaaGGAGCCCCGATGGGATCAAAGCACTTTTGTTGGACGAGCCAATCACTTCTTCACTGTAACAGACCCCAGGAATATTTTGTTATCTGATGCCAAACTGGAAAATGCAAGAAAGATCGTGCATGATTACAG ACAAGGTATCGTGGCACCTGGCTTGACAGAAGATGAGTTGTGGAGAGCAAAATACATCTATGATTCAGCCTTTCACCCAGACACTGGGGAGAAGATGGTCCTGATCGGCCGAATGTCCGCCCAGGTGCCCATGAACATGACTATCGTAGGCTGTATGATGACCTTTTACAG AACAACACCAGCAGTGCTTTTCTGGCAGTGGGTCAACCAGTCCTTCAATGCTATAGTAAATTACACGAACAGGAGCGGGGATGCCCCAATCTCTGTCAG gcagctgggaacagcctATGTTTCTGCCACCACAGGTGCTGTCGCTACAGCCTTAGGACTTAATTCACTAGCAAAG cgcgtctcgcCTCTTATAGGGAGGTTTGttccttttgctgctgttgcttCTGCCAACTGCATCAATATTCCACTAATGAGACAAAG GGAACTCCAGTATGGAATTCCTGTCACGGATGAGGATGGAAAAAGACTGGGTGATTCAGCCAAAGCAGCTCAGCAGGCAATTGCCCAGGTGGTGATATCCAGGATTCTGATGGCTTCTCCTGGCATGG CAATTCCTCCATTCATAATGAACACCCTGGAAAAGAAAGCCTTTCTAAAG AAATTTCCTTGGATGAGCGCTCCCATTCAGGTTGGATTAGTTGGAATGTG TCTCGTGTTTGCAACTCCCCTGTGTTGTGCACTGTTTCCTCAGAAAAG TTCGATGTCGGTGTCACGCTTGGAGCCAGATTTGCAAGCCAGGATCCGAGACAGCAGCCCTGGCCTAGAACGTGTATACTTCAATAAAGGATTATAA